ACAGGGGTTGGGATTGGAATCCAGGACTGGAGACCCCAAGGCACTCTGATTTCCAGTGGCACTTGCCAGGGTGTGGGGCCacagggggtggagggagcaggCTTGAGAAAGCTGCCCTCTGTTCTAGCCAGGCACTGTGGATGGCGTGGCAGGTGAGCGTGCCCGAGCTGGAGGACCGGCTTCAGTGCCCCATCTGCCTGGAGGTCTTCAAGGAGCCCATGATGCTGCAGTGTGGCCACTCCTACTGCAAGGGCTGCCTGGTGTCCCTGTCCCGCCACCTGGACTCAGAGCTCCGCTGCCCAGTGTGCCAACAGGAGGTGGATAGCAGCAGCTCCCCGCCCAATGTCTCCCTGGCACGGGTGATTGAAGCCCTTCAGTTTCCTGGGGATCCAGAGCCCAAGGTCTGTGAGCACCACCGGAATCCGCTCAGCCTCTTCTGTGAGAGGGACCAGGAGCTCATCTGCGGCCTCTGTGGCCTGCTGGGCTCCCACCAGCACCATCGTGTCACACCGGCTTCCACTGTCTATAGCCGCATGAAGGTGGGCAGTGAGGCTGCTGGGGGGTTGGGATCAGGGACCCACCAAGCCTAGCTCCTGCACTCTTTGGGTGCCATCACATGGCACCGAAGGATTCCCTCCAGCCCTGTCCTGGAGCAGAACTCGTAGagcatgcatccatccatcatgTTCTGAACAGCTGCTCCAATCTCCAGCAGGTGTTCAGGACTACTGACTTGCATGATGGAGAGCCCCTTGCCAAGTGATAGCCCATTCccctgctctgtttttctttgtagctctcatttatattttgagtGCTCCCAGAATATGCATGAGAGCAAGCACTTTTATTTCCTCAGGAATGTTCATGCCTAGAGCCATGCTTAGCATATAGTAAAAGCTTAAAAGCGTATTTGCAAAAACCGTGTATTCCTGGTCTCATGGATTTTTGCCTCAGATCTAGCAGATCATCATTTAAGGTGAATATTTTAGGTTAAAATGTTGATCTAAGATTTATGAAGGGTGGGGTTATTGTtgtactttacaaatgaggaaaccggCTCAGAGAAGGTAAGGATcttacccaaggtcatacagtTTGTCAGTGGCAGAGTGAGGACTCAGACTGTGGCCAGTTTTCTTTCTATTGCCAACAGAAGGGTGGGAAGGATTCTTGGAAGTGAATTGTTACAGGGTACCTGGCATAGTGtttgggaggaagggagagtAAAGGTAAGGATTGACAAAATACAGGTGATAGgggcagggaaaagaaagagcATCAAGATCTGGAGGCAGAGTTGCAGGGATTTCCTGGCTGAGTGCCCTGGGCAGTGTTTCTTTGCTTCTTCAACCCTGGAAGACAAGTATGAAAATGTGCACAGGGCCAACCCAGCTATCCACCAGCCCCTCTTACCCACAGATGTGTATCGGCACCTAATGTGTGCTAGGTGTTGTACTAAAGCCAGTGTACAATAGTGAGCAAGAGGTTTGCCCCACCCTGGGGAGCTCACAGCCTGGGAGTCTGGCAGAGAGTCCCATGTGTTGGGTGCTATTGTCAGGGTTAAGTATAGGCAGTGAGGAGATCATCTTGAATGTAGCTCCTGCAGGATCTCAGATGGTCAGGGAAGGAAGGTTTCCTGGAAGAAGCAGACTGTTATACCAAGACCTAACCATAGGGAAGACTTGGTAGGAAAAGAAGGGGAGGAAAGCATTCCATGTATAAACACAGCCCTGCAAAAGATCAGGAGGGAGGGATATTTAAGGAATTATAAGTTGTTCTGTTAGGCTCAGGGGAGAGTTAGGTAAGTGGAGGCCAGGTCATGGTAAGGCTTATGTGACACATGAAGGGATTTGTAGTTTATTCTGAGGACCATTATGGTGGTAGGGGCACTGGAGGGTTCTAAGCAGAGTTGTGATATAGTCCACACACTCTGCTGGAAGGTGGACTGGAGAAAGAGGCTGGGGGTGTAGGACTGGAATAACTACATATAGGTGGTAATTGAAGCCACAGGAGTGGAGAAAACCAACAAGGATAGTCTGCAGAGTGATAGGGAAGACATAGATGATACCCCCAAGGAGACCAGGGTTTAAGATTCGGGTAGATAGAGCACCCCAAAAGGGACAGAAAGAATCAACAGAGAGTACGAACACTGGCTGAATATGGCCTCCTGGAAATCAGAGTGTTTTAATGAGAACAAGATCACATGTGTGAAATGCCTGCTGGGGATTGGAAAGAGTCTGTAGGATTTAGCAGTAAGAATTGATTATCTTGGCAGGAATAGTTTTAGTGGAGTGTGACAGGAGGAAGCCAAATTGCAGTGCAGTGAAATTGAGCCTGTGTTTTATTAGCCCAGGAAAGAGGAAACACACAGGAGCTTGCTCATCATTTCTGGCTTGGAGCCTGGGACCACTTGGGTCCTGGTTTTAGATGTGGGTGTTTGTGATCCCAAATTCTTCTCTGTGATGCAACAAAATTATGTTCTTATTGGATCCTTTTCACGCATTCCTGTTTTCCTCCTATTGATTGAGATcttgagattatttatttgtatgattcTGTTTCCTCTCACAGTGACCCAGTAtacaggaaagagggaaagaataatctcatctctctgtgcctcaggagAATTACCACTGGAATTCCATTCTTGGGTTGCTGGAAGATCTTCCAATGCCTCATTATCCAGAGCAAGATTCTGTGTACATATACCCCTACACTGGCTTTATTCTTTATTCAGCTCATTTTCAGAAAGGTTTTTGCagctggattctttttttttttttttttttacttttatttattttttagtaatctctacaccggctgtgggacttgaactcacaactgagagattaagagtcacatgctcttccagctgagccagccaggtgcctcttttgctgatgatttcttctttggaacTATCTTAAGCCAAAGATCATGTATGCTCCATGTGCACAAACCAGCAGGGCTCCACTTAAGTAGTACAGCTGGATGGGGTTGTAGGTAGTCCTGGTTGAACCCTTAATAGtcagagggcgcctgggtggttcagttggttaatcatttgcctttggggatccctgggtgggtggcgcagcggtttggcgcctgcctttggcccagggcgtgatcttggagacccgggatcgaatcccacgtcgggctccctgcatggagcctgcttctccctctgcctgtatctctgtctctctctctcttgtaactatcataaataaataaaatattttaaaaaatcatttgcctttggttcaggccatgatcccagagtcctggtatggagccctgtgtcaggttccctgctcagtggggagtctgattctctcttttcctttccctctgtgtgtgcttgtgctctttctctagctctcactctctctgaaataaataaaatcttaaaaacaacaactccAATTTGGGGCCAGGGAAGCCTAGGAGAAGTAAGTTTATCAGCCTGGGAAGGCCCCAAATCCCAGCTGGATCCAAGCCTGCTAGGGAAGACTTAGGTCTTTACAGGGAGTAGGGACTCCCTAGGTAAACCTGGACAACTGCATACACCATTGGTCTCTCTTGGGGCCGGGCTTTTTGTGATACCTTGATCAAATGCCTACTGATTCTAGACCTGCTGGTGACCAGAGAGTTTACTTAGTTGGTACCCAATGGCCAGCATTCCATTCAGGGAATGTTGGCTTCAGAGTGATCATCGCCCCTCTTGGATATTGTGTAGTGACTGGATATTGTGTAGTGACTTCCAAGTGGTTATAGTGTTTAGCATCCATCTCCATGTTCTGAAGAGGGATGACCTGGAGATCCTTTTCTATCTGGGTAATTCCTGCCCTCAATGTGGAATATTCTTGAATAATCTTAACCTATATTGGAGTCAAGAGTACCCAGCTAGCTCTTTCCCTGTTTCCACTGGGATGCTTGTGGCCATTGGGATGCTGCCTGGAAGGGTGAAGCTCAGGGCTTGTCCCAAAGAGCTGAAAAGGTGAAGGGGTCCAGCTACTCACAAGGCCATGGTACATTGCCTCCAGGAGGAGCTAGCGGCTCTCATCTCTGACCTGAAGCGGGAGCAGAAGAAGGTGGATGAGCATATTGCCAAACTGGTGAACAATAGGACCCGGATTGTTGTGAGTGCCCTTTTCCTCTGTACCCTTACCCTGGGCCTGGccaccttcccttttctttttttagtatatgtgctgccgaagcgagcaccaCCTTCCCTTTTCTACAGAGCCCAGTTCTGATATGTTCTTTACAGAAATCCATGCCTTCATATAAAGCCAGAATTCAAAGTATTCTAGGGCAGAGTGGGAAAAGGGCAAATCCCCTCAGGGAAATCAACTCAGTTGTTCGGACTCTGTCCAAGTTGGCTGTGTCCCTCTTGTCCTTGGGACTGAGATAACACAGAACCCAAGTCCCAGAGGTAAACAGCTCAAAGTGTGGGCATAACTCTTCTGCCCTCTGTGCTTCACCTTGGCAGTGTATGTGGTGCCCACCTACTACCTTGGAGCAAAGGTGTAGAAAAGCTTGGCTTTCTGCTTTTCCGGAGTGACAAGCACACTGGGGCTAGGAGTATTCTGAACAAAAGATTCACAGCCATATTCTCAGTTTTGAAGGGGAGAAAACATTTTATGGATAGTATTAAAACCtaatagaaacaagaaaaaggaaatgtgtgcTTAGATTAGGGAGGGCAATCAATAGTAAGCAGTAAAGGAGAATAAGACACAGTGACATCAGATCGGACACTTACAACAGCCAACCGTCCTCAGCGGGTGAAGCCTGAGGGAGAGGCCTGGGTGGAGTGTCTTTTCATCAAGTGAGACTTGCAACTGGCCATCCCCATAAGGGTTGTATTTATAGGGCAAATGACAGTCTGAAGTTAAACATTTGTTCATCTCTGCAGTTTGGAGTGAGCTGCATTCCTCTGTTACCATGTCTTTACATCTTCAAAGAGCCTGGGCTAGGTGTGCTTGCCCCTTCTCCCAGATTCCATTCTGGGGGGCCAGCCCAGCCTGGAGTTGGAGGGAGATGTAAAGCAAGATTTACAGCTCTTGGCATCTAGAGGCCAGCTCACGTCAACTAATCAGGTTCCCAAGGTCACTCATGCAGCACAAGTCTCACAAACAACATTCTTTCACCTGCCTGGTAAGTGCAGGTTGGGGTGGGGTAGTTAGTTATTCAGGACAGATAGCAGAAATCTTCATCCATATGATTCAGGAGGGTATGgagcccaggccctgcaggcATTTGTGAAACAGGAGCAGGAGGCCTGTGTTCTCTGAGAATCACCTTGGTTAACCCTCCTCACCCTGAGAGGTGGCATTATCCTTGTCTGATGGAGGCTGAGCTCAGAGTCACTCAGGGAATCCTGACTGTCTGAAGTCTGCTCTCCCAGGGCCTTGCAGACTTTCCATTTGTGGAATATTGTACTAAAGCTAAATCTTATGTGCACATTTAATAGTTAAGGCAGTTGAAAGCAGAGCCACTGTATTTGAAatgggagctgggagcccagtCTCTCCCCTGCCTCTGTTCCCCTCCCCATGGCTGCATGTGGGATGCCCAGGCACAGCATGAACACTGAAGTCTACTAGAACCAGCTCCAGTTGGGGAGGCCCAGGAAGCTCTAGGCTGCCAGGGCAGAGGGACACTGATGTCAGCCATAGCCAGGCAGTTCTGCCTGAGGCTCCAGCTGTAACCAGCCCCTTCTTGTCCCAGAATGAATCTGATGTCTTCAGCTGGGTGATTCGCCGTGAGTTCCAGGAGCTGCACCACTTGGTGGATGAGGAGAAGGCCCGCTGCCTGGAAGGGTTGGAGGGTCATACCCGTGGCCTCGTGGCCTCCCTGGATATGCAGCTGGAGCAGGCTCAGGGCACTCAGGAGCGGCTGGTCCAGGCTGAGCGTGTGCTGGAGCAGTTCAGTAATGAGAATTACCACAAGTTCATCCAGGTGAATGGACAAGGGAGCGTCCCCCATGGCAAGGACCCCAGGGCTCCAAGAGCCTCCCCCATGCCTTAACCCTTCTGTTTTGTCTTCCAGAATTATCACTCCATGGTCTCCAGGTAATAACCTTGGAAGGAGCTCTCAGCTTGGATCTGGTGGCTCCTCTCCACCACTTCCTGCTTTCAGCTATACCAGTGCCTTGGCAGCAGCTGCCCACATCTGACTCTGTACTGAGCTCGGAGAACATGGAGATGAATGTCATGCCCCTGCCATTAACGGTCTCAAAGACTGGTGGGCAGCAGATGGTGAATTGTGGTTACATCACTGTGGGtacctaaaaccataaaagttCACACATGAGCTACAGAAATAACAGGAGATGGtttgggtttgggggtggggggattggaCAAAGATGATGCACAGGTGGGTGAGCTTAGGATCGAGAATGGGTGTTGGCCAGGCAAGCAGAGTGGGGAATGGTCACATGAAAGGGTGAAGTAGGTCGTGGACTTGGGAGAATTATGAACTTAGTACAAGTGCTGTAAAACGTGTGATGCAGGGCAGAATG
This DNA window, taken from Canis lupus familiaris isolate Mischka breed German Shepherd chromosome 6, alternate assembly UU_Cfam_GSD_1.0, whole genome shotgun sequence, encodes the following:
- the TRIM50 gene encoding E3 ubiquitin-protein ligase TRIM50 isoform X5; protein product: MTPTAALRLVPRILRCLPAPGLRGRPLFRSNLALTTGSVQALWMAWQVSVPELEDRLQCPICLEVFKEPMMLQCGHSYCKGCLVSLSRHLDSELRCPVCQQEVDSSSSPPNVSLARVIEALQFPGDPEPKVCEHHRNPLSLFCERDQELICGLCGLLGSHQHHRVTPASTVYSRMKECSCLEPCLAYSKSLKAYLQKPCIPGLMDFCLRSSRSSFKEELAALISDLKREQKKVDEHIAKLVNNRTRIVNESDVFSWVIRREFQELHHLVDEEKARCLEGLEGHTRGLVASLDMQLEQAQGTQERLVQAERVLEQFSNENYHKFIQNYHSMVSRAPAGPAFGRHLQPHLLQARPPPGGHQADRVEKALPQSSASPGVPQARPCHGPPPPGALQGQHSGAVWASGPAACQPT
- the TRIM50 gene encoding E3 ubiquitin-protein ligase TRIM50 isoform X2; amino-acid sequence: MTPTAALRLVPRILRCLPAPGLRGRPLFRSNLALTTGQALWMAWQVSVPELEDRLQCPICLEVFKEPMMLQCGHSYCKGCLVSLSRHLDSELRCPVCQQEVDSSSSPPNVSLARVIEALQFPGDPEPKVCEHHRNPLSLFCERDQELICGLCGLLGSHQHHRVTPASTVYSRMKECSCLEPCLAYSKSLKAYLQKPCIPGLMDFCLRSSRSSFKEELAALISDLKREQKKVDEHIAKLVNNRTRIVNESDVFSWVIRREFQELHHLVDEEKARCLEGLEGHTRGLVASLDMQLEQAQGTQERLVQAERVLEQFSNENYHKFIQNYHSMVSSTELQQARPLEGTFSPISFKPGLHQADIKLTVWKRLFRKVLPAPESLKLDPATAHPLLELSKGNTVVQCGLLAQRRASQPERFDYSTCVLANQGFSCGRHYWEVVVGNKSDWRLGVIKGTASRKGKLSKSPENGMWLIGLKEGRVYEAFSCPRVPLPVAGHPHRIGVYLHYEQGELTFFDADRPDDLRLLYTFQADFQGKLYPILDTCWHERGSNTLPMVLSPPSGPVHLTPPQPTKL
- the TRIM50 gene encoding E3 ubiquitin-protein ligase TRIM50 isoform X3; this translates as MAWQVSVPELEDRLQCPICLEVFKEPMMLQCGHSYCKGCLVSLSRHLDSELRCPVCQQEVDSSSSPPNVSLARVIEALQFPGDPEPKVCEHHRNPLSLFCERDQELICGLCGLLGSHQHHRVTPASTVYSRMKECSCLEPCLAYSKSLKAYLQKPCIPGLMDFCLRSSRSSFKEELAALISDLKREQKKVDEHIAKLVNNRTRIVNESDVFSWVIRREFQELHHLVDEEKARCLEGLEGHTRGLVASLDMQLEQAQGTQERLVQAERVLEQFSNENYHKFIQNYHSMVSSTELQQARPLEGTFSPISFKPGLHQADIKLTVWKRLFRKVLPAPESLKLDPATAHPLLELSKGNTVVQCGLLAQRRASQPERFDYSTCVLANQGFSCGRHYWEVVVGNKSDWRLGVIKGTASRKGKLSKSPENGMWLIGLKEGRVYEAFSCPRVPLPVAGHPHRIGVYLHYEQGELTFFDADRPDDLRLLYTFQADFQGKLYPILDTCWHERGSNTLPMVLSPPSGPVHLTPPQPTKL
- the TRIM50 gene encoding E3 ubiquitin-protein ligase TRIM50 isoform X4; translated protein: MAWQVSVPELEDRLQCPICLEVFKEPMMLQCGHSYCKGCLVSLSRHLDSELRCPVCQQEVDSSSSPPNVSLARVIEALQFPGDPEPKVCEHHRNPLSLFCERDQELICGLCGLLGSHQHHRVTPASTVYSRMKEELAALISDLKREQKKVDEHIAKLVNNRTRIVNESDVFSWVIRREFQELHHLVDEEKARCLEGLEGHTRGLVASLDMQLEQAQGTQERLVQAERVLEQFSNENYHKFIQNYHSMVSSTELQQARPLEGTFSPISFKPGLHQADIKLTVWKRLFRKVLPAPESLKLDPATAHPLLELSKGNTVVQCGLLAQRRASQPERFDYSTCVLANQGFSCGRHYWEVVVGNKSDWRLGVIKGTASRKGKLSKSPENGMWLIGLKEGRVYEAFSCPRVPLPVAGHPHRIGVYLHYEQGELTFFDADRPDDLRLLYTFQADFQGKLYPILDTCWHERGSNTLPMVLSPPSGPVHLTPPQPTKL
- the TRIM50 gene encoding E3 ubiquitin-protein ligase TRIM50 isoform X1; this translates as MTPTAALRLVPRILRCLPAPGLRGRPLFRSNLALTTGSVQALWMAWQVSVPELEDRLQCPICLEVFKEPMMLQCGHSYCKGCLVSLSRHLDSELRCPVCQQEVDSSSSPPNVSLARVIEALQFPGDPEPKVCEHHRNPLSLFCERDQELICGLCGLLGSHQHHRVTPASTVYSRMKECSCLEPCLAYSKSLKAYLQKPCIPGLMDFCLRSSRSSFKEELAALISDLKREQKKVDEHIAKLVNNRTRIVNESDVFSWVIRREFQELHHLVDEEKARCLEGLEGHTRGLVASLDMQLEQAQGTQERLVQAERVLEQFSNENYHKFIQNYHSMVSSTELQQARPLEGTFSPISFKPGLHQADIKLTVWKRLFRKVLPAPESLKLDPATAHPLLELSKGNTVVQCGLLAQRRASQPERFDYSTCVLANQGFSCGRHYWEVVVGNKSDWRLGVIKGTASRKGKLSKSPENGMWLIGLKEGRVYEAFSCPRVPLPVAGHPHRIGVYLHYEQGELTFFDADRPDDLRLLYTFQADFQGKLYPILDTCWHERGSNTLPMVLSPPSGPVHLTPPQPTKL